The Candidatus Sphingomonas colombiensis genome contains the following window.
ACTTCCGCGATCGCGCTCGGCAGCGCGTCGGGCTCGACGCAGGGAGCCGCCGCATCGGGGAATGGCAGCGTTGCGATCGGCGGCGCGTACAATGGATCGGCGGGCGCTTCCGCACTGGGAGTCAACGGCGTAGCGCTTGGCTCCGGCAGCCAGGTTGCGACCGGCGCGACGAACAGCGTCGCGATCGGTGCTAACTCGGTGGCGACCGGGGCCAACACCGTCTCGTTCGGCTCGGCGGGCCAGACGCGCGGGCTGGTCAATGTCAGCGCGGGCGCGGTGAGCGCTACGAGCACCGATGCCGTCAACGGCAGCCAGTTGTTTGCCACGCAGCAGGCGGCCAATTCGGCCGCTTCCACAGCGACGGCAGCGCAGGCCGCCGCCGATACGGCGCTGACGAATGCCGCATCGGCGCAAACCACCGCCGACACCGCTCTCGCCAACGCCGCAACCGCCCAATCGACGGCAAATACCGCGCGTAGCGAGGCAGCTGGGGCGCAAGCGACGGCCAGCACTGCGCTCACCAATGCGGCAACGGCGCAGGCAACGGCGGATACGGCTCTCGTCAACGCCGGGACTGCTCAGACGACCGCCAACACCGCTCGGGGAGAGGCCGCAACTGCTTTGGCCAATGCGGCAACCGCGCAATCGGCCGCGACGCAGGCGCAGGCAACGGCAAGCGCCTCGCAGGCGACGGCCAATACGGCGCTCGCGCGCAACGCATCGCTGGGGCAGGCGACCGCCACCGCTTTGGGCGGCGGCGCGTCCTATGACAGCGCGACCGGAACGATGACCGCACCGCAATATGCCGTCCAGGGGACGACCTATCGCGACGTGGGCTCAGCGATCGGCGCGCTCGACAATGGCCTTCGTGATCTCGACAGCCGCGTCGCCGGTCTGGAGCTCGCCGCCAATCGCGGGTTTCAACAGGTCAATGGCGGGATCGCTGCGGCGATGGCGCTGGGGGGGACGATGATCGTGCCCGAGAGCAATGTGTCGGTCTCCTTCAACCTCGCGACCTATCGCGGCGAGCAGGGTTTTTCCGGCGCGGTCGTTGTGCGCGCTGCACCGCGCATTTATCTGAATGGTGGGTTCGCCGGCTCCACCTCCAAGGGATCGACTGGGGGACGTGTGGGCGTAGCCTTCGGATTCTGATCCGCGATCATTTGCTCTCGACGAAGCGGGCCCAATCGGATGCGGAAATGTCAGCTCTCTGGCTTAAACCGCCACAAGCCGCCAGTCCGCGAAAGGCTCAATTCCAGCACATCGTCTTGAAAAAGCGACCGGACGGAACGGCAGTTCAAATGACGCCCAGTTGCTCAGCCAACCCTCGTCCCCGGAAAACGGGAGAACAGCGCCCCCGCTGCGTAAGTCATCCAGAAGGTCGGACCGCCATTGCGCCATTGCCCGAAAACCGTGTGCGGTCATTTCGTCGCTGGCATAACCCAGGCGACGCAACGCGCCATTGAGCGTGTTCTCCGACATCGGCCGCGTCCGCGATCGCATGGAGGGAAAAACGTAGCCCGACCGCCCGGCAATGGATCGGACTTCCTGCAGGATCAAAATTGACTGACGCAAGAGCGGCACACGATGGGCCTTCCGCATCTTCATCTTCTCGGCCGGGATGGCCCACGATCGGGTATCCAGATCGATCTCATCCCATCGTGCATGATGCAATTCGCCGGGATGCACGAACACATGCGGCGCGAGTTGCGGCGCCCATTTCGTCATGCCCTGCCCTTCATAGCCATCGATGGAGCGCAGCAGGTCCCCAACCTGAGCGGCCTCGGTGACTGCTCCATAGCGCGTGACCGTCGGCGTGGTCCGCGCTCCACGCAGGTCCCGCGTCGGATCAGACCTCAGCCGGGCTGTGGCGGAATACAGCACTGGCCAGCTGCAAGGTACGCCGCGCGCTTTCCAGCTTGCCCCGCTTCTCGATCTTGCGAATGGCGGCGAGAGCATCGATCGGCTCGATCTCATGGATCGGCATCTTGCCGATCGAATGGTTCGGCAGGCTGAGAAGGTATTCGCCGCGCATGGCCGTGGCGGGTGCCGAGGCTCTGTCGCCATCGCGGCGGCGCTTTCTGTAATATTCATTCGCGATGCTGGTGAAGGTGTTTTCCGCCTGCGCGCTCGCGCGAAGCTTCTCGCGCTGCCACTCGAACGAGGGACTTGTCCTCCGCAAGCAGGTCGCGCGCTTCGTCACGGCGCTTGCAGGCATCCCTCAGGCTCACCTGTGGGGAGATGCCGATACTCAATTTCTTTTCGGCAACCCTGAAGCGATATTGCATCCGTCAGAGCTTCGAACCCGATGGCGAGATCAGCAGAAACAAACCCGGCATATCGCTCATTTTATAGGACTTTTCTCTGGTCTTCGCGGTACGAATCGCGAAATCCGTCAAAGGCACAAGCTTGACCTT
Protein-coding sequences here:
- a CDS encoding site-specific integrase — translated: MTKWAPQLAPHVFVHPGELHHARWDEIDLDTRSWAIPAEKMKMRKAHRVPLLRQSILILQEVRSIAGRSGYVFPSMRSRTRPMSENTLNGALRRLGYASDEMTAHGFRAMAQWRSDLLDDLRSGGAVLPFSGDEGWLSNWASFELPFRPVAFSRRCAGIEPFADWRLVAV